Proteins encoded together in one Oceanobacillus iheyensis HTE831 window:
- a CDS encoding glycosyltransferase gives MTASNRVVQLTTVHHPYDPRIYHKECKSLQKAGFEVFLLAKEDKNSERKEVPIKHIKLKSYTSRLKRMTIGALAAYKQAKKLNADVYHFHDPELLPVGWLLKNKSNHVIYDIHEDYITSIMQKDYMSRPIRKLIAFTYKTMERFFSKNMELCLAEKYYQDIYPTGKCILNYPTINQKISEHHRTGTPEYKLLYTGNVTLDRGALIHARIPVIDERMEVYYVGKCPNQLAEQIYNKAATRKDNIQIEGIDQFVEKEDIEERYLQHNWLAGIALFPPTEHYMKKELTKFFEYMNAGIPVICSNFPVWENFINKHQCGITVDPYNDQEIKDAISYLVENPDKAEEMGANGKKAVQNELNWEVEENKLKTWYADLLRSNQGERDGDSNGI, from the coding sequence ATGACTGCTTCAAATCGTGTCGTTCAGCTAACAACCGTACATCATCCTTATGATCCGAGGATTTATCATAAAGAATGTAAATCCTTGCAAAAAGCAGGTTTTGAAGTGTTTTTACTTGCAAAGGAAGACAAAAATAGCGAACGTAAGGAAGTACCAATCAAGCATATAAAACTGAAGAGCTATACCAGCAGGTTGAAAAGAATGACGATCGGGGCGTTAGCTGCATATAAGCAAGCCAAAAAATTAAATGCGGATGTTTATCATTTTCACGACCCAGAATTGCTTCCAGTTGGTTGGCTATTAAAAAACAAAAGCAATCATGTGATATATGATATCCATGAAGACTATATAACAAGTATTATGCAGAAAGATTATATGTCTCGGCCAATTCGGAAATTAATCGCCTTTACGTATAAAACAATGGAAAGATTCTTTTCGAAAAATATGGAGCTTTGTCTGGCTGAAAAATATTACCAAGATATTTATCCGACAGGGAAATGTATCTTAAACTATCCAACAATAAATCAGAAGATTAGCGAGCATCACCGAACTGGTACACCAGAATATAAATTACTTTATACTGGAAATGTAACCTTAGATAGAGGTGCTTTAATACACGCTAGAATTCCAGTTATTGATGAGCGGATGGAAGTTTATTATGTAGGAAAATGTCCAAATCAATTAGCTGAACAAATCTATAACAAAGCAGCTACCAGAAAAGACAATATTCAAATTGAAGGCATCGATCAGTTTGTAGAAAAAGAAGATATCGAAGAAAGATATTTACAACATAATTGGTTAGCTGGGATCGCTCTTTTTCCACCTACTGAGCACTACATGAAAAAAGAATTGACCAAGTTCTTTGAATATATGAATGCTGGTATACCAGTAATATGTTCGAACTTTCCAGTATGGGAAAATTTCATAAATAAACACCAATGTGGAATCACAGTGGACCCATATAATGATCAGGAAATTAAAGATGCCATTTCTTATTTAGTCGAGAATCCTGATAAAGCTGAAGAAATGGGTGCAAATGGTAAGAAAGCAGTTCAGAATGAGTTGAACTGGGAAGTAGAAGAAAATAAATTGAAAACATGGTATGCGGATTTACTACGGTCCAACCAAGGTGAAAGAGATGGTGATAGCAATGGTATCTAA
- a CDS encoding glycosyltransferase: protein MVQRKKVVFFIYQMGSGGAARTMLNILNNIDLEAFEPVLVTCNYNGDYEKYLKEEIKFIKLSTKRLRSAILPLSKIIREEQADIVFSTIPNYNIVAILARLLSFTKAKNIVREAAFLGGSKKMEAKLRIYGLFYLFAKKVVALSNGVKENIIEQYKVRSNKVCVIYNPVDIKGIEQQTHINLLPKEHQSIFLGENKVVITAGRFVDDKDHITLINAFQKLQEKVKANLVILGEGELEEKLTSLVKQLKIEDKVYFIGFQENPYVYFHHSDVFALTSKREGFGHVLTEALATGVPVVSTRAKPGAEEVLDNGKYGLLIDVGDIDALTFNLEKVLQWDEHQKKIVTELGLMRVKEFQASKIVKQYEQLFNETIDD, encoded by the coding sequence ATGGTGCAAAGAAAAAAAGTTGTTTTTTTTATTTATCAAATGGGCTCTGGCGGGGCTGCAAGAACCATGCTTAATATATTAAATAACATAGATTTAGAAGCGTTCGAACCGGTTCTAGTGACTTGCAATTACAATGGTGATTATGAAAAGTATTTGAAGGAAGAAATTAAGTTTATCAAACTATCAACAAAACGTTTGAGATCGGCGATTTTACCTTTATCAAAAATTATAAGAGAAGAACAAGCAGATATCGTCTTTAGTACAATCCCTAATTATAATATTGTTGCTATTCTTGCAAGACTGCTATCTTTCACTAAAGCAAAGAATATTGTCCGGGAAGCAGCATTTTTAGGTGGAAGTAAGAAAATGGAAGCTAAATTGAGAATATATGGATTGTTTTATCTGTTTGCCAAAAAAGTAGTTGCTCTATCGAATGGAGTTAAGGAGAACATTATTGAACAATATAAGGTACGTTCAAATAAAGTATGTGTAATTTATAACCCGGTTGATATCAAAGGCATCGAGCAACAGACTCACATTAATCTTCTGCCAAAAGAACATCAAAGCATTTTTTTGGGGGAGAATAAAGTTGTTATTACAGCTGGACGGTTTGTAGATGATAAAGATCATATCACTTTAATTAATGCTTTTCAAAAACTCCAAGAAAAAGTTAAAGCTAACTTGGTGATTCTTGGTGAAGGCGAATTGGAAGAAAAGCTGACTTCATTAGTAAAGCAATTAAAAATAGAGGATAAAGTATATTTCATCGGATTTCAAGAAAACCCATACGTTTATTTCCATCATTCAGATGTATTTGCACTAACTTCTAAGAGAGAAGGCTTTGGACATGTATTAACGGAAGCACTAGCTACCGGAGTTCCCGTAGTATCTACGAGAGCGAAGCCAGGTGCAGAAGAAGTATTAGATAACGGAAAATATGGACTCCTAATCGATGTAGGAGATATTGATGCGCTAACGTTTAATTTAGAGAAGGTCCTTCAGTGGGACGAGCATCAGAAGAAAATAGTTACAGAATTAGGTTTAATGAGAGTAAAAGAATTTCAGGCTAGTAAAATTGTAAAGCAATATGAACAATTGTTTAATGAAACTATAGATGATTAG
- a CDS encoding UDP-glucose dehydrogenase family protein — protein sequence MDVAVIGTGYVGLVTGACLAEKGHRVHCIDIDESRVQQLNNAISPIYEEGIEELLKNGINNDNLFFTTDYKEGLHQKDIVFLAVGTPESEDGSADLSYLYKASETMASYVDRDVTVVIKSTVPVGTGEQIGDKLNSLVSPGVNIRMASNPEFLRQGTAVYDTFHADRIVVGANHPDAQKQLEELYHSFQLPIVVTDIRSAEMIKYTANSFLAMKISFINEVANLSEKLGANIESVTEGIGMDKRIGSSFLNAGIGFGGSCFPKDTKAMVQIAESVNMPLSLIEKVISVNEKQREILVDKVKSRFTSLKGLEVAILGLSFKPNTDDMREAASISIIRKLVDDGVKVTAYDPVAMERAKQILPEQVNYTNSIEEAIKGKQATLIVTEWDQIKDFPLDKYVELMTSPVIMDGRNCFDMKEVQKHKIEYHSIGRKTINNLS from the coding sequence ATGGATGTAGCAGTAATTGGTACAGGTTATGTTGGGTTAGTTACAGGTGCCTGCTTAGCGGAAAAGGGTCACCGAGTTCATTGTATTGATATTGATGAATCAAGAGTTCAGCAACTTAACAATGCAATAAGCCCCATATACGAAGAAGGAATTGAGGAACTCTTAAAAAATGGAATAAATAATGATAATCTGTTTTTTACAACAGACTATAAAGAAGGACTACATCAGAAAGACATTGTATTTCTTGCTGTAGGTACCCCTGAATCAGAAGACGGTTCTGCGGATTTATCTTATTTATACAAAGCAAGTGAAACCATGGCTTCTTATGTAGATCGTGATGTTACAGTAGTAATAAAAAGTACCGTACCTGTAGGAACTGGTGAACAAATTGGTGACAAATTAAATTCATTAGTAAGCCCAGGTGTGAATATAAGAATGGCTTCCAACCCAGAATTTTTAAGGCAGGGGACGGCGGTATACGATACATTTCACGCAGATAGGATTGTTGTCGGAGCAAATCATCCAGACGCCCAAAAACAATTAGAAGAATTATATCATTCTTTTCAACTTCCTATTGTAGTGACTGACATTCGAAGTGCAGAAATGATTAAATATACAGCTAACTCCTTCTTAGCAATGAAAATCAGTTTTATTAATGAAGTAGCTAACTTATCTGAAAAGTTAGGTGCGAATATAGAATCCGTAACTGAAGGAATTGGTATGGATAAACGTATTGGCTCTTCATTTTTAAATGCGGGCATCGGATTTGGTGGGTCTTGCTTTCCGAAAGATACAAAAGCAATGGTTCAGATTGCTGAATCAGTTAACATGCCACTTTCTCTTATTGAAAAGGTAATTAGCGTAAACGAGAAGCAACGAGAAATTCTTGTTGATAAAGTTAAAAGTCGATTTACCTCTTTAAAGGGATTAGAAGTAGCAATACTTGGATTGTCGTTTAAGCCAAATACTGATGACATGAGAGAAGCAGCTTCTATCTCTATAATCCGTAAATTAGTTGATGATGGTGTGAAAGTGACAGCTTACGACCCTGTAGCTATGGAACGAGCGAAGCAAATATTACCTGAACAGGTGAACTATACTAATAGTATAGAGGAAGCAATTAAAGGAAAACAAGCAACATTAATTGTTACGGAATGGGATCAAATCAAAGATTTCCCGCTTGATAAATATGTTGAGTTAATGACTTCTCCTGTTATTATGGACGGAAGAAACTGCTTTGATATGAAAGAAGTTCAAAAACACAAAATTGAATATCATTCTATTGGTAGAAAAACAATTAATAACTTATCATAA
- the galU gene encoding UTP--glucose-1-phosphate uridylyltransferase GalU, giving the protein MSVKKAIIPAAGLGTRFLPATKAQPKEMLPIVDKPTIQYIVEEAVHSGIEDIIIISGRGKRAIEDHFDKSYELEEKLTEKEDYDMLQEIQQISGLANIHYIRQKEPKGLGHAIHCAHTFIGNEPFAVLLGDDIVVSDEPCLKQLINVFEENHQKSVIGVHDVPWEDVSKYGIVKPSKGLDDSSSIHFIEDLIEKPDRDKAPSNLAIMGRYVLTPEVFPILEKLPPGKDNEIQLTDALIELKKVEEMIAYNFQGKRYDVGNKLGFIEATIDFALNRNDLHNDVKHLLKKKLDSME; this is encoded by the coding sequence ATGAGTGTAAAAAAAGCTATAATACCGGCAGCTGGATTAGGAACTAGATTCTTACCTGCTACAAAAGCACAACCGAAGGAAATGTTGCCGATAGTAGATAAACCAACGATTCAATATATAGTAGAAGAAGCCGTTCACTCAGGAATTGAAGATATAATAATTATTTCTGGTAGAGGAAAAAGAGCGATAGAAGATCATTTTGATAAATCTTATGAATTAGAAGAAAAGCTAACTGAAAAAGAAGACTACGATATGTTGCAAGAAATTCAACAGATTTCTGGATTGGCAAACATTCATTACATTCGACAAAAAGAGCCCAAAGGATTGGGACATGCAATTCATTGTGCACATACATTCATTGGCAATGAACCTTTTGCTGTTTTATTAGGTGACGATATTGTGGTTTCAGATGAACCATGCCTAAAACAATTAATTAATGTATTTGAAGAGAATCATCAAAAGTCAGTAATTGGAGTACATGATGTTCCATGGGAAGATGTGTCAAAATACGGAATTGTAAAACCGAGTAAAGGTTTGGATGATTCTTCATCAATCCATTTTATTGAAGATTTAATTGAAAAACCAGATAGGGATAAAGCGCCATCTAATTTAGCTATTATGGGAAGGTATGTTTTAACACCTGAAGTGTTCCCGATCTTAGAAAAGCTTCCCCCAGGTAAAGATAATGAAATTCAATTAACGGATGCGCTAATTGAATTAAAAAAGGTAGAGGAAATGATTGCATATAACTTCCAAGGGAAGCGTTATGATGTTGGAAATAAGTTAGGCTTTATAGAAGCGACGATAGATTTTGCTTTGAATAGAAATGATTTGCATAACGATGTAAAGCATCTGTTGAAGAAAAAATTAGATTCAATGGAGTAG
- a CDS encoding nucleotide sugar dehydrogenase translates to MSLFEKIQNKTEKIAVIGLGYVGLPLAVELAKKYDVIGLDLNKEKLAQYSNGIDVTAEVGNEALKQTTLEFTSDETRLKECKFHIVAVPTPINTDKTPNLKPVIGASESVGRNISKGSIVVYESTVYPGTTEEICIPILEEKSGLKFGQDFKVGYSPERINPGDKVNTLVSITKVVSGSDEDALKEISSLYGSIIEAGVFEAESIKVAEAAKVIENSQRDINIAFMNELSMVFNKMDIDTKAVLEAAGTKWNFLNFTPGLVGGHCIGVDPYYFTYKAEQLGYHSQIILSGRKINDDMGKYIAGNIIKKMIKSKIEIDGARVAILGLTFKENVGDVRNTKVNDIVTELEEYGVNVIVHDPVAEGQEVKKVFGIELAEEDDLQDLDAVVLAVPHQHYKELNVNKINTMYRQDNKKVFIDIKGSLDKNDFYQAGYSYWSL, encoded by the coding sequence ATGAGTTTATTCGAGAAAATTCAAAATAAAACAGAGAAAATTGCGGTAATTGGTTTAGGATATGTAGGGTTACCACTTGCTGTAGAACTCGCAAAAAAATACGATGTTATTGGTCTTGATTTAAACAAAGAAAAGCTAGCACAATATTCAAATGGTATTGACGTGACCGCTGAAGTGGGTAACGAGGCTTTGAAGCAAACGACACTAGAATTTACGAGTGACGAGACTCGATTAAAAGAATGTAAATTTCACATTGTAGCTGTACCTACACCTATAAATACAGACAAAACTCCAAATCTCAAGCCAGTGATTGGAGCTAGTGAATCGGTAGGCAGAAATATATCAAAAGGATCTATTGTTGTGTATGAATCAACTGTATATCCAGGTACAACGGAAGAAATATGTATTCCTATATTAGAAGAAAAATCCGGACTGAAATTTGGACAAGACTTTAAAGTAGGTTATTCACCTGAGAGAATCAATCCTGGTGACAAAGTAAATACATTAGTTAGTATAACTAAGGTTGTCTCTGGTTCTGACGAAGATGCACTGAAAGAGATATCTTCCTTATATGGATCGATCATTGAAGCCGGTGTGTTTGAAGCCGAATCAATTAAAGTAGCTGAAGCTGCAAAAGTAATAGAAAACTCTCAACGTGATATTAATATCGCCTTTATGAATGAATTATCCATGGTCTTTAATAAAATGGATATAGATACAAAGGCAGTATTAGAAGCAGCGGGTACGAAGTGGAATTTCCTGAATTTCACACCTGGATTAGTTGGTGGCCATTGTATAGGTGTCGATCCTTACTACTTCACATATAAAGCGGAACAATTAGGATATCATTCCCAAATCATTCTATCCGGCAGAAAAATTAATGATGATATGGGTAAATATATCGCAGGCAACATTATCAAAAAAATGATTAAATCTAAAATCGAAATTGATGGTGCAAGAGTAGCTATTTTAGGTCTAACATTTAAAGAAAATGTTGGAGATGTAAGAAATACGAAAGTGAATGACATTGTAACCGAATTAGAGGAATACGGTGTAAATGTCATTGTTCATGACCCAGTTGCAGAAGGTCAAGAAGTTAAAAAAGTGTTTGGAATAGAACTAGCTGAAGAAGATGATTTACAGGACCTTGATGCTGTTGTTTTAGCTGTACCGCATCAACACTATAAGGAATTAAATGTAAATAAAATCAATACGATGTATAGACAAGACAATAAAAAAGTATTTATTGATATTAAAGGGTCACTTGATAAGAATGATTTTTATCAAGCTGGCTATAGTTATTGGAGTCTGTAA
- a CDS encoding S8 family serine peptidase, whose protein sequence is MRKKVGILFLAFLLIFSNFALSSAAAIQSLSGQNLTKGNLSDELTGTEDPEQEVRVVVEMEEEAPIEIATKRGITYKTLKETEKQQLEKKAKAQQQEVKKEMKAKKLDARVLQEFTTVVNGFSVEVKQKDIEEIEQLKGVKTVHIVNEYERPEVKPDMKYSKDLVEAQQAWRDYGYKGEGFVVGVIDTGIDPTHQDMILSEGNEAALSEEFVNQQINEEDLPGQFYSEKVPYGYNYMDENDEIREIHAGANYHGMHVAGTVGANGDEENGGIKGIAPEAQLLALKVFGNDPEMQSTYGDIYIKAIDDAIKLGADALNMSLGSPAGFVNAESPEQIAVARAVDNGILMSISAGNSALFADGYFHPYTSNPDYGVTGSPGVSYESLQVASFENTYMEVDGLDYEIDGEPGMSGFLSAGNVHPNDVDEKTFDLVDAGLGLPEDFEGIDVEGKYALIQRGGNPFTEKALNAQQAGAVGAIIYNNTDGIVNMATDPAITIPQLFMLKSNGDQLAQALQDGQAVSITFNGETTQMENPSAGQMSAFTSWGLTPNLDFKPEITAPGGQILSTLNDNEYGLMSGTSMAAPHVAGGGALVLQRVDEEFGYENANRVHLAKNFMMNTSEKVEFEGEYVSPRRQGAGMMQLHAALSTPVVVTESETDEAKVALKEINENEISFELTAENVTDTAVSYDVEANVQTDTPADGGGVLVNAPNLFPATDLGELATINGEATNTIEIPANGEETFTVTIDLSSVDADLNEIYTNGYWLEGFVTLTDPTDTNPELSVPYVGFKGEWDQAPIFDSPLWEDDTFYEMTGVLTDLGGGSYGFLGEDLATGEIDPEKIAFSPDGDGTQDNALMVLSFLRNAKDAKFTVRDEGGKVVRTIRMERELRKNYYDGGRAPYYSLSSARAWDGKVNGKLAEEGQYYLSVDAAIDYEDAERQTLDLPVILDLTEPELAATIHPEDHVITVDVTDELSGVASWDVLVDGESVLEAPYVNGETEHTLSEELGEEQTVTIVATDYAGNSAEVEPEEIVPDTTVPDLRLQTPEFLGVEGSRDVEFTGYVTDESGVAQVTIDGEEVELEYNEEEDRYYFSKVITKAKDGYFTSKITAVDNAGNDTEIARRYFVDSEAATISVKAPEKTKKDTVTVKAHVKDNFDQIDLFVNGNHVYMNELSEPYGKKKFKEKIEVDLDLEEGENVFEFKVVDLAGNETVEEIVIEKKPGKGDGGDDNDDDDHGDKYSWLEKIFGGIKNIISIIWSLFG, encoded by the coding sequence ATGCGGAAAAAGGTCGGAATATTATTTTTAGCATTTCTACTTATTTTTTCCAATTTTGCTCTGTCAAGTGCAGCGGCAATACAATCGTTGTCAGGACAAAATTTAACGAAAGGAAATCTTTCGGATGAACTGACAGGCACGGAAGATCCAGAGCAAGAAGTACGAGTGGTTGTGGAGATGGAGGAAGAAGCACCTATCGAAATCGCGACAAAACGCGGAATAACGTACAAGACACTCAAAGAAACAGAGAAGCAGCAACTAGAAAAGAAAGCGAAGGCACAACAACAAGAAGTTAAAAAAGAAATGAAAGCGAAAAAACTAGATGCTAGAGTTTTACAAGAATTTACAACTGTAGTGAATGGCTTTAGTGTGGAAGTAAAACAAAAGGACATTGAGGAAATTGAACAACTTAAAGGTGTAAAAACAGTACACATCGTCAATGAGTATGAACGTCCAGAAGTAAAACCAGATATGAAATATAGTAAAGACTTAGTAGAAGCGCAGCAGGCTTGGCGCGATTACGGTTATAAAGGGGAAGGTTTTGTTGTCGGTGTTATCGATACAGGAATCGACCCAACTCACCAAGATATGATTTTAAGTGAAGGTAACGAAGCTGCGCTATCCGAAGAATTTGTAAATCAACAAATTAATGAAGAAGATTTACCAGGGCAATTCTATTCGGAGAAAGTTCCTTACGGTTATAACTATATGGATGAAAACGATGAAATACGTGAAATCCATGCAGGTGCAAATTATCATGGAATGCACGTAGCTGGAACTGTTGGCGCAAATGGTGATGAAGAAAATGGAGGAATTAAAGGGATTGCTCCAGAAGCGCAATTGCTTGCATTAAAAGTATTTGGAAACGATCCAGAAATGCAATCGACTTATGGAGATATTTACATTAAAGCGATTGATGATGCGATTAAATTAGGTGCAGATGCATTAAATATGAGTCTTGGATCACCAGCAGGATTTGTAAATGCAGAGTCACCAGAACAAATTGCAGTTGCACGAGCTGTGGATAATGGGATATTAATGTCCATTTCTGCTGGGAACTCTGCATTATTTGCAGATGGATATTTCCATCCGTATACCTCTAATCCAGACTATGGAGTTACCGGATCGCCTGGTGTATCCTATGAATCTCTTCAAGTAGCATCCTTTGAAAATACCTATATGGAGGTAGATGGATTAGATTACGAGATTGATGGCGAACCTGGTATGTCTGGTTTCTTGTCAGCCGGCAATGTCCATCCAAATGATGTGGATGAGAAGACATTTGACTTAGTAGATGCCGGACTTGGTCTCCCAGAGGACTTTGAAGGTATTGATGTAGAAGGTAAATATGCGCTAATTCAGCGTGGAGGAAATCCATTTACTGAAAAAGCATTAAATGCCCAACAAGCAGGTGCAGTAGGTGCGATTATTTACAATAACACTGACGGAATTGTAAATATGGCAACAGATCCAGCAATCACCATTCCTCAACTATTCATGTTGAAATCGAATGGAGATCAATTAGCACAAGCGTTACAAGATGGACAAGCAGTATCGATTACATTTAATGGTGAAACTACACAAATGGAAAATCCAAGTGCAGGACAAATGAGTGCATTTACGTCTTGGGGACTAACACCTAACCTTGATTTCAAACCAGAAATTACGGCACCAGGTGGACAAATTCTATCCACATTAAATGATAATGAGTACGGATTAATGAGTGGAACTTCCATGGCTGCACCTCATGTTGCAGGTGGGGGAGCATTAGTATTACAACGTGTGGACGAAGAGTTTGGCTATGAAAATGCAAATCGTGTTCACTTAGCGAAAAACTTTATGATGAACACATCTGAAAAAGTTGAATTTGAAGGAGAATATGTATCTCCACGCCGTCAAGGTGCTGGAATGATGCAGCTTCACGCAGCACTTTCTACTCCAGTAGTTGTAACGGAATCAGAAACAGATGAAGCAAAAGTAGCACTTAAAGAAATTAACGAAAATGAAATCAGTTTTGAATTAACTGCAGAAAACGTTACAGACACAGCAGTGAGCTATGACGTAGAAGCAAATGTTCAAACGGATACACCAGCTGATGGTGGAGGGGTATTAGTCAATGCACCTAATCTTTTCCCTGCCACAGATCTAGGGGAACTGGCTACCATTAATGGAGAAGCAACGAATACAATTGAAATTCCTGCGAACGGAGAAGAAACATTTACAGTAACAATCGACTTAAGTTCCGTGGATGCAGATTTAAATGAGATTTATACAAATGGATATTGGTTAGAAGGATTTGTAACATTGACAGACCCAACGGATACAAATCCAGAGTTATCGGTACCATATGTAGGATTTAAAGGTGAATGGGACCAAGCTCCAATCTTTGATTCGCCATTATGGGAAGATGATACTTTCTATGAAATGACCGGGGTTTTAACAGATCTTGGTGGAGGAAGTTATGGATTCCTCGGTGAAGACCTAGCAACTGGAGAAATTGATCCAGAGAAAATTGCCTTTTCTCCAGATGGTGATGGCACGCAAGACAATGCATTAATGGTACTATCATTCTTAAGAAATGCAAAAGACGCCAAGTTTACAGTACGTGATGAAGGTGGAAAAGTCGTTCGTACTATTAGAATGGAGCGAGAACTTCGTAAAAATTACTACGATGGTGGAAGAGCACCGTATTATTCTCTATCATCTGCAAGAGCATGGGACGGTAAAGTAAATGGAAAATTAGCAGAAGAAGGACAATACTATCTATCTGTTGATGCAGCAATTGACTACGAAGATGCAGAACGTCAGACATTAGATTTACCAGTTATTCTAGACTTAACAGAGCCCGAATTAGCGGCTACGATTCACCCAGAAGATCATGTTATTACGGTGGATGTAACGGATGAATTAAGCGGAGTAGCTTCATGGGATGTTCTAGTAGACGGTGAGTCCGTATTAGAAGCTCCATATGTAAATGGAGAGACAGAGCATACACTAAGTGAAGAGCTAGGTGAAGAACAAACGGTAACAATTGTTGCGACTGACTATGCTGGTAATTCAGCAGAAGTTGAGCCAGAGGAAATTGTACCAGATACAACGGTGCCTGACCTTCGTCTTCAAACACCAGAATTTTTAGGTGTGGAAGGTTCTCGTGATGTTGAATTCACGGGTTACGTAACAGATGAATCTGGTGTTGCTCAAGTAACTATTGACGGTGAAGAAGTTGAATTAGAGTATAACGAGGAAGAAGATCGTTATTATTTCTCTAAAGTAATTACAAAAGCAAAAGATGGATACTTTACAAGTAAAATTACCGCAGTTGATAATGCCGGTAATGACACAGAAATTGCGCGCCGTTACTTCGTAGATTCTGAAGCTGCAACAATTAGCGTCAAAGCTCCTGAAAAAACGAAAAAAGATACGGTTACAGTTAAAGCACATGTGAAAGATAACTTTGATCAAATCGATCTATTCGTCAACGGAAATCATGTGTATATGAACGAACTCTCTGAACCATACGGCAAAAAGAAATTTAAGGAAAAAATTGAAGTGGATCTCGATTTAGAAGAAGGAGAAAATGTTTTTGAATTCAAAGTTGTAGATCTTGCAGGAAACGAAACTGTGGAAGAAATCGTTATCGAGAAGAAACCAGGAAAAGGCGATGGTGGCGACGATAATGACGATGATGATCATGGAGATAAATATAGCTGGTTAGAAAAAATATTTGGTGGTATTAAAAATATCATTAGTATTATCTGGAGCTTATTCGGATAG